GTTTAAAATTTGTACTACCAGGGCCGTATCGTTGCAGCTCATAAAGCCATCGCAACCGAGAGAGTCTGTTTTAACTAGCCAGGCCTGTTGCGAAGGGGTTAGGGTATTATCCACAACGTAACCACCGAAAATGTAACCACCATCGGAAGTGGGGGTGATGGTCTGTGGAATAAGATTTGAAACTAAATAATTTGCATGTGTATAATATTTGTGATTTATAATTTTATAATTTAAATCTAATTTTACTACTTTAACAATGCTTGTATATTGATATGTACTCATGTTAAACCTTGTCTCTCTTCCTAATAATGTAATTACATTGTTTTTAACATATCCATCCCAAAATGTTAAAGCATAATTTGTATCATTTACTAACTCATTTCTTCCTATAATAAGTTCTCTATTAATACTTAAATCATCATTAATTATATAAAACCGTCCCTTAGTAAAACCAGTTGCAAGTTCGAAATTTGGTAATGAAAAAACAAAATTAAACTCTCCATCATTTAACTCCGGATGCCCGAACGCTGCACTAACCACTTCATTTCCCTGCAAATCGGTTTTAACCACCCAGCCATCGGTACGGTCGAAGCCAATAACATAAGAAGGTGCATAGCTGCGGGTGGCACCGAATAAATAATAGTAATTGCCCATTTGTATAGCTGAAGCAAAACCTTCATCATCATTTTGAGGACCTATTGTAACTCTTCTTAATATATTTGAGGAACTATCGGTTAATAAAAACAATCCGTTCCTATTTCCCGTTGACACATCATTACTATCCTTGGTATGAACACCTGCAAACAGTAAATTATTGTTAGTAGTTTCAATTACAGTATTACTATGAAGACAACCATTACATGTAATACTATCTCTTAAGAGTACTTTTGAATAAATTGTATCGAATATGCTATTAAGTTTAATTGCAAATATTAAATTGTTTTGTGCAGTTCCATTCTGGCATGTGCCGGTTATTATATATTCATTATTGGCTATTGGCAATATTTTCGTTAAAAACGGAGTCATATTAAAGAAGGAATAATTCCTTTCCCATTTAACATTTGCTGACGAATCGAGTAAGCACAGAGTATTTCCATAGGAAAATGCAACAATGTAACCCGAATCAGAAGGAATAATACTGTTTATCAGGTTATAGTTTCCGTTTATTAAAAAAGTCTTATTCAGATAAGGAACCTGACTAAATGATTGTTGGGGAAACAATAGTTTCCCAAACAATGTTATTAATATCAGATATTTCAATTTGCACATATTTATTCAATTACAAGTTTCTTACTGCAAACAACCGATGATTTATTCAAAAGAATCAGATAATAAACACCGGTTTTCTGGTTTTTAAGGTCAATAGTCAGATGATTGCTAAGTATTTCATGACTCTGAATGAGCTTACCCGTGTTATCATACAGTTTTATTTCTGTGTCGTTGTAATCATCTGACTGGTTTATGCTGATATTTAGGTATTTGCTTGCCGGATTGGGGTGTATTTGCAAGCCGCATTCATAGTCCTCGAAATATTCAGAACTATAAGCAAGTTTCTTTGCTGTTGAACTGCTTCCTACATATACATTTACCGGAAATAATGTGTCGTAAGCCGATTCAAGCAGACTTACCGCATCGCTCTGGCAGAAATTTGCAGAATCGTTTGCAATAGCGAATAGCCAATTGTTGTTGGATATTATTAAGGAATCACGCAAACTGTCAGGTGTTTGTGCAAGTTGGATGAAGAAATTCTGTAGTTCAATAAAGTCTTCAATATAGCTGTCGCCGGTTTCATTCAGGGCATTAATCTGGTTCAGGTTGTTTGTTGCATCAGTGTATCTTTTATTGCTAATAAAAACCGGAGTTGTAGTAATACGTTCTGCAAGTGTTCCGGTTTGCAATACATAATTCAGGATTGTGTCAACCTTTTCAGGTATTGTATCAACCAATAAGGCAGAAATAAGCAGATCGCCAAACTTACTGTTTATGCCATAATCGCGGTTAAGCAATTCATTTTCGAGCTGTACCCTTGCACATATACCATTCTGTGCCGCCCAAATCTGATTCTTGAAATTCTGGTTTACGTTCATAAGATTAATATATGGACGTATCCTGACTGGCAGTGGAGAATTTGCCAGAACCACATCCTTTTTATGCGCAGGTTTGTTTATGGGGTGAGTCATAAAGGCAACAAGAACAGTATCGGATAAATAGGGTGAAGCAGCCATCAACTCGTTGTAGAACTTAGTGAAGTTATTAGGTGCTAAGACTGAAATTTTGCTGAGGAAATAGTCAGTGTTGCCATTATCAACCACAGCTTCGTAATAGTTCTTACGATAATTGAGGTCTGTTTTCATCCCATCAATGGCAAATAACTCCGTTCCTGCTGATTTGCTCCCATTGATTTGTGATCCGCAATAAGTAATCCCATCCCAGGGAAATAAAGGAGTAGAAGTTGATGTTGTCCAATTAGGGAAGGGGACTGGAGGTTCAATACGGGTTAAATCATTATCAAATGGCGGATTA
This portion of the Bacteroidales bacterium genome encodes:
- a CDS encoding T9SS type A sorting domain-containing protein, whose product is MCKLKYLILITLFGKLLFPQQSFSQVPYLNKTFLINGNYNLINSIIPSDSGYIVAFSYGNTLCLLDSSANVKWERNYSFFNMTPFLTKILPIANNEYIITGTCQNGTAQNNLIFAIKLNSIFDTIYSKVLLRDSITCNGCLHSNTVIETTNNNLLFAGVHTKDSNDVSTGNRNGLFLLTDSSSNILRRVTIGPQNDDEGFASAIQMGNYYYLFGATRSYAPSYVIGFDRTDGWVVKTDLQGNEVVSAAFGHPELNDGEFNFVFSLPNFELATGFTKGRFYIINDDLSINRELIIGRNELVNDTNYALTFWDGYVKNNVITLLGRETRFNMSTYQYTSIVKVVKLDLNYKIINHKYYTHANYLVSNLIPQTITPTSDGGYIFGGYVVDNTLTPSQQAWLVKTDSLGCDGFMSCNDTALVVQILNYPDTLCKDSTYQIAVRLKGRSAPYSLYANSTLALDSIYYPYTLPLWIDTIMPFVPQDTGWQNLVVTLHEPWERTASDTAQVFVRNCTSSANPQYLYEQQVDIFPNPANSVLHVSLSFEKPQTYTVTIYDMQGKSHSTTTTSHNVTAIDISALPDGLYMVKVVSNRFGVYKKFVKMSEPLILY